The Anopheles coluzzii chromosome 2, AcolN3, whole genome shotgun sequence genome window below encodes:
- the LOC120951429 gene encoding uncharacterized protein LOC120951429 isoform X1 codes for MKIHSKMKATLWLWTAVMALLCVSLQVSALPYSDSRVVQENSLLSLKRTKPSLSIVNPLDVLRQRIILEMARRQMRENTRQVELNKALLREIGKRSSNLYDGSEYPPDYTYYDRKLYNQHVQPMPDRGSPAEDELEAVVESLLRNQGLTARDGNYAGKLQRTRFINGRPMPAAAASLRGMGSNPMAQHDQPQQLSSLFSNEEEREDLKTKDQALRQSLSVGQDLDQTNGGNGEEDEDQDGHQAGRVSGTGTGVLKPMQDADQLLEQPNQPSVSSLSSSSSDRNSGTEFGPRYVYGMYKNRYAN; via the exons ATGAAGATCCACAG CAAAATGAAGGCAACCCTATGGCTCTGGACGGCGGTGATGGCGTTGCTGTGCGTAAGCCTGCAGGTGTCCGCCCTACCGTACAGTGACAGCCGCGTTGTACAG GAAAACAGTCTACTTTCGCTGAAAAGGACGAAACCGTCGCTGTCGATCGTTAACCCGCTGGATGTGCTACGGCAGCGAATCATCCTCGAGATGGCTCGAAGGCAGATGCGCGAAAACACTAGACAG GTCGAGCTGAACAAGGCACTGTTGAGGGAAATCGGTAAGCGAAGTAGCAACCTGTACGATGGTTCCGAATACCCACCGGACTACACCTACTACGACCGCAAGCTGTACAATCAGCACGTCCAACCAATGCCCGACCGCGGCAGTCCCGCCGAGGATGAGCTGGAAGCGGTCGTCGAGAGCCTGCTGCGCAACCAAGGACTGACCGCAAGGGACGGCAATTACGCCGGCAAGCTTCAGCGAACACGCTTCATCAATGGTCGACCAAtgcccgccgccgccgctagcCTTCGTGGAATGGGGAGCAACCCGATGGCTCAGCACGACCAGCCCCAGCAGCTAAGCAGTCTTTTCAGCAACGAGGAAGAACGGGAAGATCTCAAGACAAAGGATCAAGCTCTCAGGCAATCGCTCTCGGTGGGCCAGGATCTGGACCAGACGAACGGTGGCAACGGTGAGGAGGACGAGGATCAGGACGGGCACCAAGCAGGACGGGTCAGTGGTACCGGCACTGGTGTATTGAAGCCCATGCAGGACGCAGACCAGCTGCTGGAGCAGCCCAACCAACCATCCGTGTCATCGTTGTCATCGTCGTCGAGTGATCGAAACAGTGGCACCGAGTTTGGACCACGGTACGTCTACGGTATGTACAAGAACCGATACGCCAACTAA
- the LOC120951429 gene encoding uncharacterized protein LOC120951429 isoform X2: MKATLWLWTAVMALLCVSLQVSALPYSDSRVVQENSLLSLKRTKPSLSIVNPLDVLRQRIILEMARRQMRENTRQVELNKALLREIGKRSSNLYDGSEYPPDYTYYDRKLYNQHVQPMPDRGSPAEDELEAVVESLLRNQGLTARDGNYAGKLQRTRFINGRPMPAAAASLRGMGSNPMAQHDQPQQLSSLFSNEEEREDLKTKDQALRQSLSVGQDLDQTNGGNGEEDEDQDGHQAGRVSGTGTGVLKPMQDADQLLEQPNQPSVSSLSSSSSDRNSGTEFGPRYVYGMYKNRYAN, translated from the exons ATGAAGGCAACCCTATGGCTCTGGACGGCGGTGATGGCGTTGCTGTGCGTAAGCCTGCAGGTGTCCGCCCTACCGTACAGTGACAGCCGCGTTGTACAG GAAAACAGTCTACTTTCGCTGAAAAGGACGAAACCGTCGCTGTCGATCGTTAACCCGCTGGATGTGCTACGGCAGCGAATCATCCTCGAGATGGCTCGAAGGCAGATGCGCGAAAACACTAGACAG GTCGAGCTGAACAAGGCACTGTTGAGGGAAATCGGTAAGCGAAGTAGCAACCTGTACGATGGTTCCGAATACCCACCGGACTACACCTACTACGACCGCAAGCTGTACAATCAGCACGTCCAACCAATGCCCGACCGCGGCAGTCCCGCCGAGGATGAGCTGGAAGCGGTCGTCGAGAGCCTGCTGCGCAACCAAGGACTGACCGCAAGGGACGGCAATTACGCCGGCAAGCTTCAGCGAACACGCTTCATCAATGGTCGACCAAtgcccgccgccgccgctagcCTTCGTGGAATGGGGAGCAACCCGATGGCTCAGCACGACCAGCCCCAGCAGCTAAGCAGTCTTTTCAGCAACGAGGAAGAACGGGAAGATCTCAAGACAAAGGATCAAGCTCTCAGGCAATCGCTCTCGGTGGGCCAGGATCTGGACCAGACGAACGGTGGCAACGGTGAGGAGGACGAGGATCAGGACGGGCACCAAGCAGGACGGGTCAGTGGTACCGGCACTGGTGTATTGAAGCCCATGCAGGACGCAGACCAGCTGCTGGAGCAGCCCAACCAACCATCCGTGTCATCGTTGTCATCGTCGTCGAGTGATCGAAACAGTGGCACCGAGTTTGGACCACGGTACGTCTACGGTATGTACAAGAACCGATACGCCAACTAA